One genomic window of Maribacter aquivivus includes the following:
- a CDS encoding helix-turn-helix domain-containing protein, which produces MSNLRFEDLPKAMELVLDKLLQIEEELKNIKECYQPNEPTELMTRQEVVEYFKISFPTLHQWTKHGILVSYRMGNRVYYKRSEILDILNK; this is translated from the coding sequence ATGAGCAACTTGAGATTTGAAGATTTACCAAAAGCAATGGAATTAGTATTAGATAAACTTTTACAAATTGAGGAAGAATTAAAAAATATTAAAGAATGTTACCAGCCAAATGAGCCTACTGAGCTTATGACAAGACAGGAGGTAGTTGAGTATTTCAAAATTTCGTTTCCTACATTACACCAATGGACAAAACATGGAATATTAGTTTCTTACAGGATGGGAAATAGGGTATATTACAAAAGGAGTGAAATTCTAGATATTTTGAATAAATAA
- a CDS encoding Fic family protein — protein MSTPGEKLATSLKELRKLQQDENIVAIKSSEINRTHRERLTKNGFLQEVSKGWYIFTNPNDKPGESTSWFTSYWNFCSRYLEDKYKGKYCLSPEQSLLLHVGNTIIPEQLITKSPNGPNKVIPLLYNTELLELKGDVPPKENLDKKNDVRVYNLESSLINIQPIMFTSNSNDVRAALLMIKDASQILGPLLDGAHTRPAGRLAGAFRNIGIDKIADEIVSTMKALDHDVREIDPFEEKCVVNLSDLKSSPHVNRIKLKWAKYRETIVEQFPTGPDQPIKINEYLNSIDEIYKTDAYHSLSIERYKVSEELIELVSTGEWDVLENEGHKELESAMAAKGYFDASKEVKSSIEKILNGTNAGKVVDKDHPTWYQKLFSPSVLSGLCKPSDLAGYRNRPIYISNSRHVPMSKEAVRDAMPALFELLINEDHAGTRVILGHFFFVYIHPYSDGNGRMARFLMNTMLASGNYPWTVIPVERRNDYMSALEEASVKGNIQPFAKFISDLVDLSLKGMPEAKLVDSKK, from the coding sequence ATGTCAACACCAGGAGAAAAACTAGCAACATCATTAAAAGAATTACGGAAACTTCAACAAGATGAAAATATTGTTGCTATTAAATCTTCTGAAATTAATAGAACCCATAGAGAAAGATTAACTAAAAATGGATTCTTACAAGAAGTATCGAAAGGATGGTACATTTTCACTAATCCAAATGACAAACCAGGAGAGTCTACATCATGGTTTACATCTTATTGGAACTTTTGTTCTAGGTATTTAGAAGATAAATACAAAGGAAAGTATTGTCTTTCACCTGAGCAATCACTCTTATTACACGTTGGAAACACAATTATTCCAGAACAACTTATCACGAAATCCCCAAACGGACCAAACAAAGTTATTCCTCTTCTTTACAACACTGAACTTCTAGAGTTAAAAGGAGACGTTCCACCTAAAGAAAATTTAGATAAAAAAAATGATGTCAGAGTTTACAATTTAGAATCATCATTAATCAATATTCAGCCTATTATGTTCACCTCTAATTCAAATGATGTCAGAGCAGCACTACTAATGATAAAAGATGCTTCTCAAATACTAGGTCCTTTGCTTGATGGTGCTCATACTAGGCCAGCTGGAAGGTTAGCTGGCGCATTTCGAAATATTGGGATTGATAAAATTGCTGATGAAATTGTTAGCACAATGAAAGCATTAGATCATGATGTTAGAGAAATTGATCCATTTGAAGAAAAATGTGTGGTAAATCTTTCTGACTTAAAGAGTTCTCCACATGTTAATAGAATAAAACTAAAGTGGGCCAAATACAGAGAAACTATTGTTGAGCAATTCCCTACTGGACCAGACCAGCCAATTAAAATTAATGAATATTTAAATTCAATTGATGAAATATACAAAACCGATGCTTATCATTCTTTATCTATTGAAAGATATAAAGTTTCTGAGGAATTAATTGAACTTGTAAGTACCGGAGAGTGGGATGTTTTAGAAAATGAAGGTCATAAAGAACTTGAAAGTGCAATGGCAGCAAAAGGCTATTTTGATGCATCCAAAGAAGTTAAATCATCAATTGAAAAAATACTAAATGGTACCAATGCAGGCAAAGTAGTAGACAAGGATCATCCAACTTGGTACCAAAAATTATTCTCTCCAAGTGTTTTATCTGGATTATGCAAGCCATCAGATTTAGCAGGTTATAGAAATAGACCTATTTATATTTCAAATTCAAGGCATGTTCCAATGAGCAAGGAGGCTGTGAGAGATGCAATGCCAGCATTATTTGAGTTGTTAATCAATGAAGATCATGCAGGAACAAGAGTAATATTGGGTCACTTCTTTTTTGTATATATTCACCCATATTCAGATGGTAATGGAAGAATGGCAAGATTTTTAATGAATACTATGTTGGCTTCAGGAAATTATCCGTGGACTGTAATCCCTGTTGAAAGAAGGAATGATTATATGAGCGCATTAGAGGAAGCAAGTGTTAAAGGTAATATTCAACCCTTCGCTAAATTCATTTCTGACCTAGTCGATTTAAGTCTAAAAGGAATGCCAGAAGCAAAATTAGTTGATTCAAAAAAATAA
- a CDS encoding site-specific integrase, whose translation MKNQSLSILFVIKLNKKNKKGMCPLNVRITYLKKRKEASSGIMVNPLLWDSKQQSSASRATSGEQINQQLEVQVAAIRKAYLKLQLGNDDFTVENIWDMFLGKVEKKNEYVISYFEKFLVKKSKLIGKDLKMSTWKKSEYVCADVAAFINSKYQKNDFPLIKLDQTFLDDFEYYLKTVKNQKQVTINKSIQRFRKPIKIAVAEGYLVSDPFVMHKPGRVRKEVIFLTEDELQLLEEYKFTQPRLQLVKDLFIFCCYTGLAYHEMANLKREHIIKGFDGNEWIKIRREKTNKQISIPLLPRAKVIMIKYNEMNDYVLPRFSNQKINSYLKEIAGIVGINKSITHHIARKTFASTVLLYNDVPMEIVSELLGHSSMKITQEYYGMIVQKRVGEEMERVSRKLEQRPGYE comes from the coding sequence ATGAAAAATCAAAGCTTATCCATCCTGTTCGTTATTAAACTGAACAAAAAGAACAAAAAGGGGATGTGTCCTCTGAATGTTAGAATCACCTATTTAAAGAAACGAAAAGAAGCTTCTTCAGGTATAATGGTCAATCCATTACTGTGGGATTCCAAGCAACAGAGTAGTGCCTCTAGAGCTACTTCAGGTGAGCAAATTAACCAGCAGTTAGAAGTACAAGTAGCGGCAATTAGAAAGGCTTATTTGAAACTTCAATTAGGGAATGACGACTTTACAGTAGAGAATATATGGGATATGTTTTTAGGTAAGGTTGAAAAGAAGAATGAATATGTGATATCTTATTTTGAGAAGTTTTTAGTTAAGAAGTCCAAGCTAATAGGTAAAGACCTTAAAATGTCTACTTGGAAGAAGTCAGAATATGTTTGTGCTGACGTAGCAGCATTTATTAATTCTAAGTATCAGAAAAATGATTTCCCTTTAATTAAGCTAGACCAAACATTTTTAGATGATTTTGAATACTACCTTAAAACGGTAAAGAATCAGAAACAAGTAACAATAAACAAGTCGATACAAAGGTTCAGAAAACCTATTAAGATAGCCGTAGCTGAAGGATATCTTGTAAGTGACCCATTTGTAATGCATAAGCCTGGTCGGGTTAGAAAGGAAGTAATATTCCTTACAGAAGATGAATTGCAACTACTTGAAGAGTATAAATTCACACAGCCTAGACTACAATTGGTCAAAGATCTTTTCATCTTTTGTTGTTATACGGGATTAGCATACCACGAAATGGCAAACCTAAAAAGGGAACATATCATAAAGGGTTTTGACGGAAATGAATGGATAAAAATAAGGAGAGAGAAGACAAATAAACAAATATCAATACCATTGCTACCTAGGGCTAAAGTTATCATGATTAAGTATAACGAGATGAATGATTATGTACTTCCAAGGTTTAGTAATCAAAAGATTAATTCTTACCTAAAAGAAATTGCGGGGATAGTAGGCATCAATAAATCAATTACTCACCATATTGCTCGAAAGACTTTTGCGTCAACTGTACTGCTTTATAACGATGTTCCAATGGAGATTGTTAGTGAGTTGTTAGGGCATTCAAGTATGAAAATTACTCAAGAGTATTATGGAATGATTGTTCAGAAGAGGGTTGGTGAGGAGATGGAGAGGGTTTCAAGAAAATTGGAGCAACGGCCAGGTTATGAGTAG
- the rseP gene encoding RIP metalloprotease RseP, with amino-acid sequence MSPIIIKTIQFFLSLSILIVLHELGHFIPAKYFKTRVEKFYLFFDVKFSLFKKKIGETEYGIGWLPLGGYVKISGMIDESMDKEAMAEEPKEWEFRSKPAWQRLIIMLGGVTVNFILAVIIFIGLAYAYGEKYIANDSLKDGVWITDTTLGDALGIETGDKVLAVDGKDIKSLSSIMPEVVYGEKITLERNGTKIEKDIPVDFIETISNNKENARFINYRIPFIIREIPEDSQNKDSGFKAGDAVVDIAGKTVEFQDQVIPVLAANKGKSVPVVVIRDGNKVTLNAKVSEEGKFGVYAGLGSMEEYQEKGYFKVETLNYTFVESIPAGWNKGVKTLTDYIKGMKKIFNPDTGAYKEVGGFAAIGGMFPDTWNWHQFWATTAFISIILAFMNILPIPALDGGHVMFLLYEIVTGRKPSDKFLEYAQVTGFFILIALLLFANGNDVYKLIFK; translated from the coding sequence ATAGTACTACACGAGTTAGGACATTTTATACCAGCAAAATATTTTAAAACAAGAGTAGAGAAATTCTACTTATTCTTTGATGTGAAGTTTTCGCTTTTCAAAAAGAAAATAGGGGAGACCGAATATGGTATTGGTTGGTTGCCTTTAGGCGGATATGTAAAAATATCTGGAATGATAGATGAAAGCATGGATAAAGAAGCCATGGCAGAAGAACCGAAAGAGTGGGAGTTTAGAAGCAAACCGGCTTGGCAGCGATTAATTATAATGTTAGGTGGTGTTACGGTTAATTTCATTTTAGCAGTAATTATTTTTATTGGTTTGGCGTATGCTTATGGAGAAAAGTATATTGCGAATGACAGTTTAAAAGACGGAGTTTGGATTACTGATACTACTTTGGGTGATGCTCTTGGTATAGAAACAGGTGATAAGGTTCTTGCTGTTGATGGTAAAGATATTAAGTCTTTAAGTAGTATTATGCCAGAAGTAGTTTATGGCGAAAAGATAACCTTAGAACGTAATGGTACTAAAATTGAAAAAGATATTCCGGTAGATTTTATCGAAACCATATCTAATAATAAGGAAAATGCTAGGTTTATTAATTATAGAATACCATTTATAATAAGAGAAATTCCTGAAGATTCTCAAAATAAGGATAGTGGATTTAAGGCTGGTGATGCAGTTGTTGATATTGCAGGTAAGACCGTAGAATTTCAAGATCAAGTTATACCTGTGCTTGCTGCCAATAAAGGAAAAAGTGTTCCTGTTGTAGTAATTCGTGATGGGAATAAAGTTACGCTGAATGCAAAAGTTTCTGAAGAAGGTAAGTTTGGGGTTTATGCCGGATTAGGTTCTATGGAGGAATATCAGGAGAAAGGTTATTTTAAAGTAGAAACATTGAACTACACTTTCGTAGAATCAATCCCAGCCGGATGGAACAAAGGTGTTAAGACCCTTACAGACTATATCAAGGGAATGAAGAAGATTTTCAACCCTGATACAGGTGCTTATAAAGAGGTTGGTGGTTTTGCTGCCATTGGTGGTATGTTTCCAGATACTTGGAACTGGCATCAGTTTTGGGCTACAACTGCGTTTATCTCGATTATTCTAGCATTTATGAATATACTGCCTATTCCTGCATTAGATGGCGGGCACGTTATGTTTTTGCTCTATGAAATAGTTACAGGAAGAAAGCCAAGCGATAAGTTTTTAGAGTATGCTCAAGTAACAGGATTCTTTATTTTAATAGCTCTTTTACTGTTTGCAAATGGTAATGATGTTTATAAATTGATATTTAAATAA